The following is a genomic window from Sutcliffiella horikoshii.
CCTTTTTTAAATTTTTCGCCATTCCACTCACCTCTCTTTATTCCAGTTTATTGAACAAATAGGGTAAATTCTTTATTTTTGTCAGGAGTTATCACATAGAATTTATAAACAATATCATTTGATTGTTAGGTTTTCTTACAAACGCACAGGAATTAGCTATGAAAATGTACTATAATGACAGTAAGAGCTCTTAGAATAGGATGTGAGTGGCTATGGCACAAGAGGATCCATCTTTGAAAGAGAGAAAAGTCATTTCAATCGGCACGGTACGCGATCTTACAGGTTTATCAGAAAGACAGATTAGATATTACGAGGAAAGAAAGTTGATCTTTCCTGCAAGATCAGGTTCAGGTATTCGGAAGTATTCCTTCTCTGATGTAGAACGGTTGATGGAAATTGCCAATCAGATGGAAGAAGGCGTTCAGACTCATGAAATACGCCGCGAGTGGAAAAAGAAAGAAAAAGAGAATGAAAACTGGAAGAAACAGATGTTAAAAGGGCAAATTCAGGCGCATTTCAAACAAAATAGAAACTAAGCATGATTATCTCCTTGGAGGAAATCATGCTTTTTTCTGTAGCTGAATTTAATCTTAACGACAGGGTTTGGTTATGCTACCATTAGCACATCAGGTTTTAAGTGGAGCGTGAAATATGTTTGAACTATTATTAACCATGTTAGAGCGACTTGGAATCATTGTAACCGTTGCTTTTATCATGACTAGGCTATCTTTTTTCAGACAGCTGATTAACAGGCAGCAAATAGATAGAAAACAGCAAGCATTTGCTATCCTGTTTTTTGGCTTTTTTGGCATTATCGGTACATACACAGGCCTTGCTTTTAGTACGGAAACATTAGGCTTCAACCGTTGGATAACGGAATTGAACGATTCTGAGGCGATCGCCAACTCCCGCGTGATTGGGATTGTGATGGCAGGTCTGCTTGGCGGATATAAAGTGGGAATTGGTGCAGGGTTGATTGCTGGTATACACCGCATGAGCCTTGGTGGATTCACTGCTTTTTCATGCGGCTTTTCCGCTATAGTAGCAGGCCTCTTGGCAGGTTTCATACGAAGCAAATATAAGGGAAAGAGAATTAGTGTAGCAGTGGCTCTTCTTACAGGCGCATTAGCGGAATCGATTCAAATGGGTATTATCCTCCTTACTTCACAACCATTTTCTCAGGCTCTCGCGCTTGTGGAGAGTATAGGCCTTCCCATGATTTTTGCTAATGGAATTGGATCTGCTCTCTTTTTCCTCATTATTTTAACCGTGATTAATGAAGAGGAAAAAGTCGGGGCAGTCCAAGCTCAAAAAGCCTTGTCGCTAGCAGAGAATACATTGACACACCTTAGAAAAGGATTAACGCTGGAATCTGCGGAAGAAACGTGCAAAATTATTTATCGGGAAGTAAATGCCAGTGCTGTATCCATAACTGATAGGGAAAAGATTCTAGCACATGTCGGAATGGGGAATAATCATCATAAACCCCTCTCCCCCATCCAAACTCATAGCACCAAACAAGTACTGAAATTCGGAAATTTGTTGGTAGCAGGTAAAAATGACATACAGTGTCAGGACCCGTCATGTCCTCTTGGTGCTGTGGTTATTGCTCCCTTAAAAAAGAGAGAAGAAACAGTTGGCACCCTTAAATTTTACTTTTCTTCAGATAAAGAAATAGATAATGTGGTTATCCAGTTAATTACAGGTCTCAGCTCCCTTATGAGCCATCAATTGGAAATCTCAGAAGCAGAAAATGCATCCAAACTAGTAAAAGAAGCTGAAATTAAAGCTTTACAAGCTCAAATCAGCCCCCACTTTCTATTTAATTCATTGAATGTAATTGTTTCTTTAATACGCACAGATCCGAAAAAAGCAAGAAAACTATTGGTATCTCTTTCGCATTTCTTTAGGCAAAATCTGACGGCAACCACGGCAAAATGGACCACCGTGCAAGAGGAGCTAAAACATGTACAAGCATACCTATCTGTTGAGGAAGCCCGGTTTTCGGATCGTTTAACCGTAACCTATCATGTTGATGAATCGGCGCTTTCTTATCTTGTTCCCCCTCTTTCCTTGCAGCCCATAGTTGAAAACGGGGTTAAGCATGGTCTAAAAGATAGGGAGGAAAATGCACAATTAACCATTAAAATAAAGGAGCGGGTTTCTGATATATATATATCCATAAGCGATAATGGAGTAGGCATGACAAGCGATCGGATAAGTGAACTTGGCCAGGAACAAGTCTCTTCCCCTACTGGTACTGGGGTTGGCCTTTACAATATTAATAAAAGACTTATAATGATGTTTGGCAATCAAGCAAGATTGCATTTTCAAAGTGAAGCAAACATTGGCACCACTGTTTATTTTACCATTGCAAAAAAATTAAATAAGGATGATAAAACTGATGGATAATATTAAAACGATTATAGTGGATGATGAACCATACAGCCGTGATGAACTAAAACATTTATTAGAGGAGCATGATTGCCTGCAAGTGATAGGAGAAGCAGCCACAGGTGAAGACGCTCTTTTACTCTGCATGCAACATCAACCGGATGTCGTTTTTTTAGATATAGAAATGCCGAAAATGAACGGTTTGGACGTTGCCAAGCATTTAAAAGAATTAAAGAAATCACCTCTTATTGTTTTTGCCACTGCCTTTCCTAACTTTGCGGTGGACGCTTTCCGACATGAAGCTGTTGATTATCTATTAAAACCTTTCGATGAGGAACAATTGTCCCAAACCGTATGTCGGCTTATCAAACATTTAACTCCAGAAAAGGAAACTCAACAACAACCTGCTTCCTCTAAGCTAGCAGTGGAATATGAAAATGAAATTTATTATATAGATCCTCTAGATATACTTTATGTCAGCAGAGACGATCGAATTTCACGCATACATACAAACACCCGCAATTTCGAGTCAAAGCTGGCGTTGAAGGACTTGGAAGAAAGATTGCAAGACTACCCATTTTTCCGGATCCATAAAAGCTACCTTGTTAATTTAAATTATGTAACAAAATTGACTCCTTGGTTCAATGGGGCATATATGCTGGAGCTCATAGGCAGTTCCGAAAAGCTCTCTGTCAGCCGGAATTACGTAAAAGCACTAAGAAAAAAACTTGAACTATAACATGTCAGTAGCTGTTACTGACATGTTATTTATGTTTTTACACATCTTAGCCGCTCTGCCACCAAATGAAAGCCTTTTCATTTATAATGAGGATACTCCATAAAGAGAAAGGGGTCTTCATTTTGTATACATTCTTAACAGGTATTGCCTTATTAATAGTAGGTTATTTTATTTATGGTAGATTTGTAGAAAAAGTATTCGGAATAAAAGATGCTAGAAAAACACCCGCTTATTCCAATCAAGACGGGGTTGATTACCTTCCGTTAGGTCAAAATAAAAATTCATTGATTCAGTTATTAAATATAGCAGGTGTCGGTCCAATTTTCGGACCGATTTTGGGTGCCCTATATGGTCCAGTAGCATTCTTGTGGATTGTCTTAGGTTGTATTTTTGCCGGGGCGGTTCATGACTATTTGACTGGTATGATATCCATTCGTAACCGCGGTGCACATTTACCTGAACTTGCAGGTAAGTTCCTCGGAAAATTTATGAAACATACCGTCAATGCGTTTGCTATCTTGCTTTTACTTTTAGTTGGAACCGTTTTCGTAACGGCGCCGGCAGGGTTAATTCACACGTTAGCAGAAGGAAAAGTTGCATTAGGTATCATTATTTTAGCTATTTTCATCTATTATATTTTTGCAACGATGTTACCAATCGATAAAGTCATCGGTCGTTTATATCCTATTTTTGGAGCACTATTACTGATCAGTGCCTTAGGTGTTGGAGTATCGTTAGTTGTAACAGGCGCTCCTATTCCTGAATTAAGTTTCACAAATATGCACCCAGATAACGTGCCTATCTTCCCATTATTGTTCTTAACTATTTCATGTGGAGCACTTTCTGGTTTCCATGCAACGCAAACACCTATTATCTCTAGAACTACTCAGAATGAAAAGCAAGGCCGTCGAATTTTCTACGGCATGATGATTGCAGAAGGTATCATTGCCATGATCTGGGCAGCGGCAGGAATGAGTTTGTTCAATGGGTCGGCAGGATTGAGCGAAATCTTAGCCAATGGAGGACCTGGAGCAGTTGTAAGTGAGGTTTCCGTTACCATGCTTGGAGCAATTGGTGGTACAATGGCGGTCATCGGTGTCATTATCCTTCCGATTACATCTGGAGATACTGCATTCCGAAGTGCTCGCATGATCATTGCTGATTACTTCAATATTTCACAAAAGAAAATTATCAGCCGTCTTTGGATTGCAGCTCCTTTGTTTGTCATATCATTTGTACTGACAAAAATTGATTTTGAATTATTATGGAGATACTTCTCTTGGGCAAATCAGTCCACTGCTGTCATTGCATTATGGGTTGGCGCCATGTATCTATTCATCGCTAGAAAACAGTATTATATTGCGATGATACCAGCAATTTTCATGACAATGGCAACGACTACCTATATATTAAATGCTCCTATTGGCTTCCGATTGCCGATTGAAGCCTCTTATATCGGTGCAGCCATGTTTACGATTATCATCATTGGCTTGTTCTATGTTAAAGCTATTGCAGCAAGAAAAACAGACTTCGAACTTGATGCAAATGATATCTCAAATGAAAAAGCAGCATGATCTCACAAACGGTTCTACTTTTGTAGGACCGTTTTTTTGTTTTACATAAAAGTTATCCGTTCAGAAAAAGCTACTATCAAAGGAGGCGGATTTGATATGGCATCCCCTTATCTATGCCCAAATTGTAAAACTAACCGCTCACGCTTTAACATTATTGAACAAGTGGCAAAGTCCGTGAAGTTAAATCCTCAATCAGGTGAGGTTGTAGAGGAATATACATCCGGCACCACGGACCCTTTTCACATCCCTTATAAAGGGCCTTCACAAAAAATTCAATGTGCCACTTGTGGCAATGTTGATGAAGAAATCACCTTCATCAAGCATGCAGAATACCAAAAAGGATAACAGGCCTAACTCGCCTATTATCCTTTTTTCCTTGTAAGGAAGAATATTGTTAATATTTCACCTTTCTTTGCATATCCATTTAGCATGAGGAATAAATGGAGGGTGTATGCAAACATGAATCATGATGAAAATTACTTCCTTGCAGGACAATATCAATTGCTTGCTGATTATTATAAATATCTGGATCCGCAACGTCATATTTATTTTTATAATATGCACTACCATCACCTGCAAAAATGGGTGAAATCTATTCAAGCGGCACCCAATAGGAACACGAATGAGAGAGAGAACTCACGACTAAGGTTTCTTCATGCTTCTCCAGGAATAATGGCAGTAGATGTACATGTAAATAACAATCCTGTATGGAAAGATCTTCGTTATACCAACAGCAGCAGTTATGTAGATATTAAACCAACAAACAATAAAATAGAAATATATCAAAATGGTCAAAAACTATTTGACGGTACCCTCCAGGCAAATACAGGTAAAACTTACACCGTTGCAATACTAGGAACAAAGGACAAACTGCAGCTAATACCTGTTGAGGATGATACTTCCGTTCCTCAAAGTGAATCAAAGCTGCGTTTTTGGCACTTATCCCCTGATGCCCCTCCAGTTGATATTGCCGTCAAAAAAGGAGATGTCGTTTTTTCTGACATTCCTTATTCCGGTATTTCCGGTTATCTAGGCCTTACTCCGATGACAGTGGATTTAGAAATGAGGGTTTCAGGAACAAAAGATATCGTACTCCCCCTTAACAGGATAAGCTTGAAACCAGATGTTGCTTATACTATTGTGGCCGTTGGACTTGTCAAAAATGGTACACCTTTGGAAGCTATTTTTCTAGTTCCGTAAAACAAAGAATAAGTAAATCGAACAAAAAAGCACTTACCCTAGGGTAACTGTCAAAATTAAATCATAGTACCAGATCCTTTGATATATTGGCCGGACCTTGTCTTTGCGCTTAATCCTCTAACAAAAAAAGGCTTCTCTTGGTTTATTTCCTTGTCACCAAGTTCTTATACAGGCGCTGTGGGCTTCTCTCCTCCTTTTCCTCGTCTCCGAAGCCTTCATACTGACCATGAGGACCTCCCTATTCCTTTTTTCTCGTCACAGAGGTCTTCATATCGACGATGAGGACTTCACTCCTCCTTTTTACTTGTCACCGAGGTCTTCATAACAGCGATGAGGACTTCTCCCCTCCTTTTTACTTGTCACCGAGGTCTTCATAACGGCGATGAGGACTTCACTCCTCTTTTTTCCTCGTCAATCAGGTCCTCATCACGAGGGAAGACGATTCCACAATCTGATTATTTTATAAATTTCCCAAACAATGTAAAATGCTCAATCAACTAGTGATTGAGCACCCTGTTCTATTTCATTAGCACCAAGCAGCACCAACGATGATTAATAGGATAAACAATACAACGATTAATACGAAAGAGCTTCCGTAACCACCGCCGTATCCTGCACCTGCTACTTGACCGTAACCGCAACCACACCAACTCATAGCTGTCACCTCCTCTACAAGGTATCTATCCAAGGTTAGTAATTAATAGTGGAGGACTCCCGCACCAACAATCACCAATAAGATAAACAGAACAACTATTAACGCGAATCCTGATCCATAACCAGAACCACCCATGCTCTACACCTCCCCCTCTTTCCTAATACATAATGTATTCATGTGGAGCGTAATGGTAAAGGCATATGCCCAGTTCCAAAAAAATTGGGTGGATTATATTACTAAGCCCCTTGGCTCTGTAGTATCAGATATTTAATATGAAAAATAAAAACCGGGCAGAAACCGCCCGGTCCTTAAAAGCTACATATTTTTGTTATTGGTTAATCGCCGCTGTTCCTTTCCGCAAATGGC
Proteins encoded in this region:
- a CDS encoding sensor histidine kinase, whose protein sequence is MFELLLTMLERLGIIVTVAFIMTRLSFFRQLINRQQIDRKQQAFAILFFGFFGIIGTYTGLAFSTETLGFNRWITELNDSEAIANSRVIGIVMAGLLGGYKVGIGAGLIAGIHRMSLGGFTAFSCGFSAIVAGLLAGFIRSKYKGKRISVAVALLTGALAESIQMGIILLTSQPFSQALALVESIGLPMIFANGIGSALFFLIILTVINEEEKVGAVQAQKALSLAENTLTHLRKGLTLESAEETCKIIYREVNASAVSITDREKILAHVGMGNNHHKPLSPIQTHSTKQVLKFGNLLVAGKNDIQCQDPSCPLGAVVIAPLKKREETVGTLKFYFSSDKEIDNVVIQLITGLSSLMSHQLEISEAENASKLVKEAEIKALQAQISPHFLFNSLNVIVSLIRTDPKKARKLLVSLSHFFRQNLTATTAKWTTVQEELKHVQAYLSVEEARFSDRLTVTYHVDESALSYLVPPLSLQPIVENGVKHGLKDREENAQLTIKIKERVSDIYISISDNGVGMTSDRISELGQEQVSSPTGTGVGLYNINKRLIMMFGNQARLHFQSEANIGTTVYFTIAKKLNKDDKTDG
- a CDS encoding LytR/AlgR family response regulator transcription factor, with product MDNIKTIIVDDEPYSRDELKHLLEEHDCLQVIGEAATGEDALLLCMQHQPDVVFLDIEMPKMNGLDVAKHLKELKKSPLIVFATAFPNFAVDAFRHEAVDYLLKPFDEEQLSQTVCRLIKHLTPEKETQQQPASSKLAVEYENEIYYIDPLDILYVSRDDRISRIHTNTRNFESKLALKDLEERLQDYPFFRIHKSYLVNLNYVTKLTPWFNGAYMLELIGSSEKLSVSRNYVKALRKKLEL
- a CDS encoding MerR family transcriptional regulator codes for the protein MAQEDPSLKERKVISIGTVRDLTGLSERQIRYYEERKLIFPARSGSGIRKYSFSDVERLMEIANQMEEGVQTHEIRREWKKKEKENENWKKQMLKGQIQAHFKQNRN
- a CDS encoding YjcZ family sporulation protein — its product is MSWCGCGYGQVAGAGYGGGYGSSFVLIVVLFILLIIVGAAWC
- a CDS encoding YjcZ family sporulation protein, whose protein sequence is MGGSGYGSGFALIVVLFILLVIVGAGVLHY
- a CDS encoding carbon starvation CstA family protein; the encoded protein is MYTFLTGIALLIVGYFIYGRFVEKVFGIKDARKTPAYSNQDGVDYLPLGQNKNSLIQLLNIAGVGPIFGPILGALYGPVAFLWIVLGCIFAGAVHDYLTGMISIRNRGAHLPELAGKFLGKFMKHTVNAFAILLLLLVGTVFVTAPAGLIHTLAEGKVALGIIILAIFIYYIFATMLPIDKVIGRLYPIFGALLLISALGVGVSLVVTGAPIPELSFTNMHPDNVPIFPLLFLTISCGALSGFHATQTPIISRTTQNEKQGRRIFYGMMIAEGIIAMIWAAAGMSLFNGSAGLSEILANGGPGAVVSEVSVTMLGAIGGTMAVIGVIILPITSGDTAFRSARMIIADYFNISQKKIISRLWIAAPLFVISFVLTKIDFELLWRYFSWANQSTAVIALWVGAMYLFIARKQYYIAMIPAIFMTMATTTYILNAPIGFRLPIEASYIGAAMFTIIIIGLFYVKAIAARKTDFELDANDISNEKAA
- a CDS encoding DUF4397 domain-containing protein, giving the protein MNHDENYFLAGQYQLLADYYKYLDPQRHIYFYNMHYHHLQKWVKSIQAAPNRNTNERENSRLRFLHASPGIMAVDVHVNNNPVWKDLRYTNSSSYVDIKPTNNKIEIYQNGQKLFDGTLQANTGKTYTVAILGTKDKLQLIPVEDDTSVPQSESKLRFWHLSPDAPPVDIAVKKGDVVFSDIPYSGISGYLGLTPMTVDLEMRVSGTKDIVLPLNRISLKPDVAYTIVAVGLVKNGTPLEAIFLVP
- a CDS encoding DNA alkylation repair protein, whose protein sequence is MASPYLCPNCKTNRSRFNIIEQVAKSVKLNPQSGEVVEEYTSGTTDPFHIPYKGPSQKIQCATCGNVDEEITFIKHAEYQKG